A region of Lycium barbarum isolate Lr01 chromosome 3, ASM1917538v2, whole genome shotgun sequence DNA encodes the following proteins:
- the LOC132632836 gene encoding squamosa promoter-binding-like protein 6 yields MESWSYFSGGKGFVSDESVSVNDGMGRTKNGVMSWELKIPSSYGSTMICSSQEGSDNNQRFQELVSPNLMRKPMFNDQMSDGFTSKLSGGNMFGSFSGADKSCSAVESNSRDSSLIDLKLGRFPDHNIDANIFKSPIVPAKRMRAGAGNSQKPCCQVQGCGKDLSSCKDYHKRHKVCEVHSKTAKVIVNGIEQRFCQQCSRFHLLAEFDDGKRSCRKRLAGHNERRRKPHTGTRFRGTSFATSSFTCQDILGGRFLHQPKYEMSDWYKNVKVEDGVDYSPQLATPFTNGQLQPKSGFMSYHAKKGCQPEGLPAVTMSRINESTTSSLHDIRGLDFVSPSLFHTTSTGSEVLHVLDTSSIIQGVSGLSNSSNALSLLSSQSQGSSNHLKKREIINGPQAYNLTQASKKVLELGPQASAGRMSSAFSSSGVNSAEGGLDQILFPSNSCGINGIMQGSNLVSPNKNQFSRENGPTIDLLQLSSQLQRVEHQRFSMQVKQDSNALPGLRIT; encoded by the exons ATGGAGTCTTGGAGCTATTTTTCTGGGGGAAAGGGTTTTGTATCAGATGAATCAGTTTCTGTAAATGATGGAATGGGAAGAACAAAGAATGGAGTTATGAGTTGGGAATTGAAGATCCCAAGTAGCTATGGAAGCACTATGATTTGTTCAAGTCAAGAAGGTAGTGATAATAATCAACGATTTCAAGAATTGGTTTCTCCAAATCTGATGAGAAAACCTATGTTTAATGACCAAATGAGTGATGGTTTTACTAGTAAACTTAGTGGTGGCAACATGTTTGGTTCATTTTCTGGGGCAGATAAGTCTTGTTCAGCTGTGGAATCAAATTCTAGAGATTCATCACtaattgatttgaaacttggaaggTTTCCTGATCATAATATAGATGCAAATATTTTCAAATCTCCCATAGTTCCAGCCAAGAGAATGAGAGCAGGAGCGGGGAATTCTCAGAAACCATGTTGCCAGGTTCAAGGTTGTGGGAAGGATCTAAGCTCCTGTAAGGACTATCACAAGAGGCATAAAGTATGTGAGGTTCACTCAAAGACTGCTAAAGTTATTGTAAATGGCATTGAGCAGAGGTTTTGTCAGCAATGTAGCAG GTTCCATCTACTGGCTGAGTTTGATGATGGCAAACGGAGCTGCAGGAAACGTCTTGCAGGTCATAATGAACGCCGAAGGAAGCCCCATACTG GTACCAGATTTCGTGGAACTTCTTTTGCAACGTCATCCTTCACGTGCCAAGACATACTTGGCGGCCGCTTTCTGCATCAGCCTAAATATGAGATGAGCGACTGGTATAAGAACGTAAAAGTTGAAGATGGTGTTGATTATAGCCCTCAACTTGCCACTCCCTTTACAAATGGACAGTTACAACCAAAATCTGGTTTCATGTCATATCATGCCAAGAAAGGGTGTCAACCTGAAGGACTGCCTGCTGTAACAATGAGCAGAATTAATGAGAGTACCACCTCATCTCTGCATGACATACGAGGATTGGATTTTGTTTCTCCTTCTCTGTTCCACACCACCTCAACTGGATCTGAAGTCTTGCATGTTTTGGATACATCTTCAATCATTCAGGGGGTATCAGGGTTATCAAACTCCAGCAATGCTCTCTCTCTTCTGTCATCTCAGTCACAGGGCTCGTCAAATCATCTAAAAAAGAGAGAGATCATCAACGGGCCCCAAGCATACAATTTGACTCAAGCATCTAAAAAAGTCCTGGAACTTGGTCCTCAGGCTTCAGCAGGTAGAATGTCCAGTGCATTCAGTTCATCTGGGGTCAATTCTGCAGAAGGCGGACTGGACCAGATACTATTTCCTAGCAACTCTTGCGGCATCAATGGGATCATGCAAGGGTCAAATTTGGTGAGCCCCAACAAGAATCAATTTTCTCGTGAAAATGGACCCACCATTGATTTGCTCCAGTTGTCGTCACAGCTTCAGCGTGTGGAGCATCAAAGGTTTTCCATGCAAGTGAAGCAGGACAGCAATGCTCTTCCCGGCCTCAGAATCACTTGA
- the LOC132632837 gene encoding UDP-arabinopyranose mutase 3, translated as MARAPASVSPASTPLLKDELDIVIPTIRNLDFLEMWRPFFQPYHLIIVQDGDPSKVIKVPEGFDYELYNRNDINKILGPKASCISFKDSACRCFGYMVSKKKYIYTIDDDCFVAKDPTGKEINALEQHIKNLLSPSSPFFFNTLYDPYREGADFVRGYPFSLREGVPTAVSHGLWLNIPDYDAPTQLVKPLERNTRYVDAVMTIPKGTLFPMCGMNLAFDRELIGPAMYFGLMGDGQPIGRYDDMWAGWCTKVICDHLGLGVKTGLPYIWHSKASNPFVNLKKEYKGIYWQEELIPFFQSVALPKDCTSVQKCYLELSKQVKAKLGKVDDYFNKLADAMVTWIEAWDELNPSAATATAVKLPNGSTK; from the exons ATGGCAAGAGCACCTGCTTCTGTTTCTCCTGCTTCAACCCCACTTCTAAAAGATGAGCTTGACATAGTTATTCCCACTATTAGAAACCTCGATTTCTTGGAAATGTGGAGACCTTTTTTCCAGCCATACCATCTTATTATTGTTCAAGATGGTGACCCTTCTAAGGTCATTAAAGTTCCTGAAGGGTTTGATTATGAGCTTTATAATCGTAATGACATAAACAAAATTTTGGGTCCTAAGGCTTCTTGTatctctttcaaagattctgcttgtCGTTGCTTTGGTTACATGGTGTCTAAGAAGAAGTATATCTACACCATTGATGATGATTGCTTT GTAGCTAAAGATCCAACAGGCAAGGAAATTAATGCGCTTGAGCAACACATCAAAAATCTGTTGTCCCCATCAAGTCCATTTTTCTTCAACACATTGTATGATCCCTACAGAGAGGGTGCAGATTTTGTCCGTGGTTACCCATTCAGTCTCCGTGAAGGTGTACCAACTGCAGTTTCACATGGTCTCTGGCTCAATATCCCTGATTATGATGCACCTACACAGCTTGTCAAGCCTCTTGAAAGGAACACCAG GTATGTTGATGCTGTTATGACAATCCCTAAGGGAACCCTCTTCCCCATGTGTGGCATGAATTTGGCATTTGACCGTGAGTTGATTGGCCCTGCAATGTACTTTGGACTCATGGGCGATGGACAGCCTATTGGACGCTACGATGACATGTGGGCTGGCTGGTGCACCAAG GTGATATGTGATCACTTAGGATTGGGAGTGAAGACAGGTCTGCCATACATATGGCACAGCAAGGCCAGCAATCCATTTGTGAACCTGAAGAAAGAATACAAGGGTATATACTGGCAAGAGGAGTTGATTCCATTCTTCCAATCTGTTGCCCTCCCAAAGGACTGCACTTCTGTCCAAAAATGCTACCTTGAACTCTCCAAACAAGTGAAGGCAAAGCTTGGCAAGGTGGATGATTACTTTAACAAGCTGGCTGATGCCATGGTCACATGGATTGAAGCATGGGACGAGCTCAATCCATCGGCTGCCACTGCGACTGCTGTCAAATTACCCAATGGTAGCACAAAATAG